The genome window AGGGTCCCGGCGGCAGTGCCGATCGTGCGACGCGTCATCCCGGCGACGTGCGACCGACCCGCGGATCCGTCCGCGGCAACGACAGTGTACCGGCAGCAGCCGCGATGCAAACCCTTGAAGGGCACAAAAGCAAACTTCCTGGTGACGTCTGATAAAGCGCGATCTGCCTTGGCCACACGGGTGCTCAGGCGACGTCGATCACGCCGCCCTGGGCCTCGGCTTCGGCGGCGAGGGCGTCTTTCTGTTGCTTGATGAGATCCCGGACCTTGGCCTCTTCGGCCTCGATCTTCTCGCGGACGATCACGCCGGCCATCATGCCGACGACGTAGCCGATGACGAACGTCGCGGCCATGCCTTGCAGCGCGACGAGGACGACGGTTTCGAGCGGATTGTCCCCGAAGATCGTGCCCGCCAGCAGACATGCGACGAAGCAGACGAGCGAGAGGATGGCCGCGATGCGGACCGGCATGAGTCGAGTCGGCTACGCCTTGCTTCGGCGAAGGCGGGTCAGGCGGGCGACCCGGCCGAAGAAGCCGTAGTCGCGCGGCAGCGAGGCCGCGACCCCTTCTTCCAATCGGGCTGCCAGCCGCTTGATCGCCACCGACGCCGACGCCGTCGGCTCGCCCAGCACGAATGGTCGACGCTTGCGGACCGCGCGGGTCACCGCCGGATCGAGCGGGACGAAGCCGGCGTCTTCGATCGTCGCGCCGAGGAACCGGGCGGCGACCTGAGCGACACGCTCGTAGACGCCGCGAGCTTCGCTGTTCGACTTGGCCTCGTTGACCAAGAGCGCGACGCGACCAGAGGCTGTGCCTTCGCCGGTCTTGGCTCGTTCCCGCAGGACGACCTTGATGGTGGCGTAGGCGTCAGTGATGGCCGTTGGTTCGGGCGTGGTGACGACGATGACCTGGTCCGCGGCGCCGGTGAAACTCAGGACGTTCGGGCTGATGCCGGCACCGGTGTCCACGAGGATGACGTCGGCCTCGTCTTCGAGCGGCTGGAGACTGTCGAGGAGTCGGCGGTGCTCCTGCTCGGGCAGGTCGGCCATGCGGGCCAGACCCGTCGCGCCGGCGGCGAGGCGGAAACCGCCCGGCCCTTCGGCCAGCACGTCCGCCAGGTTCTTGCGCCGCGCGACGACGTGCGCGAGGTTGTACTGAAGGTTGAGCCCGCAGACGACGTCGGCGTTGGCAAGGCCCATGTCGGCGTCGAGGAGGATGACGCGTTTGCCCGCGCGGGCGAGCGTGGTCGCGAGGTTGACGGCGATGTTCGTCTTGCCCACGCCGCCCTTGCCGCTGGTGACGGCGATGACTTTGGCGCGGCGTTGTCGTGGTGCTCGCGTCTCGCGCTGGACGGGCGCGGTCCGTTGGCTCGCCGGCTTGCCGCCCCGCCGTCGGACCAGATCGCGCAGGCCCTTCGCCTGATCGTCGGCGGCGCGTGCGACGGGTGCGGTCGGGTTGGCGAAGCTGAAAGCGCTCATGCGAGTCTTCAGGGACAATCGACAATCACTCAGGCGACGGCGGCTGCGGGTGTCTCGGCCTCGGCTTCGAGGATCAGCGAGGCGAGGCGTTTCGCACAAGCCGGCTCGATGTCGGCCGGGACGTTCTGGCCGTGCGTCACGTAGCTCAGCGGCAGGTTGGCCTCGGCAGCGACGTCGACCAGCGCGCCCAGCTCGGCGGCCTCGTCGAGCTTGGTGAAGCAGAGGCGATCCGTCCGCAGACCGGCGAACCGCTTGAGGGCCATCTTCAACGAGCCGGCACCGTGATTGGCCGAGAGCACGAGGTGGACTTCCGCCGGATCCGCAGCGGTCAGGAACTCGTCGAGCTCCGCCAGCTTCACCGCATCGCGCGGACTTCGGCCGGCAGTGTCGATGATGACGAAGTCGTGATCGGCGACGCGGGCGATGGCGTCCTTCACCTCGCGCGGCTCGCTCACGACAGCCAGCGGTGCGTCGATGATGTCGGCGTACTTCTTGAGCTGGTCGATCGCCGCGATGCGATACGTGT of Planctomycetota bacterium contains these proteins:
- a CDS encoding MinD/ParA family protein; amino-acid sequence: MSAFSFANPTAPVARAADDQAKGLRDLVRRRGGKPASQRTAPVQRETRAPRQRRAKVIAVTSGKGGVGKTNIAVNLATTLARAGKRVILLDADMGLANADVVCGLNLQYNLAHVVARRKNLADVLAEGPGGFRLAAGATGLARMADLPEQEHRRLLDSLQPLEDEADVILVDTGAGISPNVLSFTGAADQVIVVTTPEPTAITDAYATIKVVLRERAKTGEGTASGRVALLVNEAKSNSEARGVYERVAQVAARFLGATIEDAGFVPLDPAVTRAVRKRRPFVLGEPTASASVAIKRLAARLEEGVAASLPRDYGFFGRVARLTRLRRSKA